Proteins encoded together in one Juglans regia cultivar Chandler chromosome 9, Walnut 2.0, whole genome shotgun sequence window:
- the LOC109003752 gene encoding phosphatidylinositol 4-phosphate 5-kinase 4-like, whose protein sequence is MPLMTQAPSALSHSPTLSSLDNYHHINLNVQSSSPSFPYSNTSYTFPFAKLSLALKFFRHLRCAPLILRCAPLIRARFSFLIFLCLPSLYFFISYPPRSFTLDFLSFLAFSATLLISLNLALPRLPSIRLFLGRSFPITLFSSSCPSRPYQPILWSIGSKPKMVKRPNSGSSVKVYSNGDVYEGEFHKGKCSGSGVYYYHMSGRYEGDWIDEKYDGYGVETWVKGSRYRGQYRQGLRHGIGLYRFYTGDVYAGEWSKGQCHGCGVHTCVDGSQYVGEFKWGVKHGLGRYHYRNGDTYAGEYFADKMHGFGVYQFGNGHQFEGAWHEGRRQGLGLYTFRSGETKSGHWKNGLLDIPCMQLSHSESSYAVNYTKVLNAVQEAQQAAEKTLDVVGKVDERVSKAVAAANKAANAARVAAVKAVQNKVHLNNDIDERPIAPV, encoded by the exons ATGCCTTTAATGACCCAAGCACCTTCTGCACTTTCCCACTCTCCTACACTGTCCTCTCTCGACAATTATCACCACATAAATTTAAATGTACAATCTTCATCACCATCTTTTCCATACTCGAATACTTCATATACGTTTCCTTTTGCCAAATTATCACTGGCCCTCAAGTTTTTCCGCCACTTACGATGTGCTCCTTTGATACTACGATGTGCTCCTTTGATACGAGCTCGTtttagttttcttattttcctttgCTTACCTTCCCTCTACTTCTTCATCTCCTATCCTCCCCGCTCTTTTACCCTCGacttcctttctttcctagctTTCTCCGCTACCCTTTTGATTTCTCTCAATCTTGCACTCCCTCGCCTTCCCTCGATTCGATTGTTCCTTGGTCGGTCGTTCCCAATTACGCTTTTCTCATCTTCCTGTCCCTCAAGGCCATATCAGCCTATTCTTTGGTCAATCGGGTCGAAGCCCAAGATGGTTAAAAGGCCAAATTCGGGATCTTCGGTGAAAGTTTATAGTAATGGGGATGTTTATGAGGGTGAATTCCATAAGGGGAAGTGTTCGGGAAGTGGAGTTTACTACTATCACATGAGTGGCCGGTACGAGGGGGATTGGATTGATGAGAAGTATGATGGGTACGGGGTGGAGACCTGGGTGAAAGGTAGCCGGTACCGTGGGCAGTATAGGCAGGGCTTGAGGCATGGGATTGGGCTGTATAGGTTCTACACCGGCGATGTCTATGCTGGAGAGTGGTCTAAAGGGCAGTGTCATGGGTGTGGAGTTCATACTTGTGTGGATGGGAGCCAGTATGTAGGGGAATTCAAGTGGGGTGTTAAACACGGGCTTGGTCGTTACCATTACAG GAATGGAGACACATACGCAGGGGAATATTTTGCTGACAAAATGCATGGTTTTGGAGTCTATCAATTTGGAAATGGACATCAGTTTGAGGGAGCCTGGCATGAGGGAAGAAGGCAAGGACTTGGTTTATATACCTTCAGGAGTGGGGAGACAAAATCTGGTCATTGGAAAAATGGGCTTCTTGACATTCCATGCATGCAACTTTCCCATTCCGAATCTTCCTATGCTGTCAACTATACCAAAGTTCTTAATGCAGTCCAG GAAGCACAGCAAGCTGCTGAAAAAACATTGGATGTAGTAGGAAAGGTGGATGAAAGAGTGAGCAAAGCTGTAGCAGCAGCTAATAAAGCGGCAAATGCAGCAAGAGTTGCGGCTGTAAAGGCCGTCCAAAACAAAGTGCATCTCAATAACGACATTGATGAGAGACCAATTGCTCCTGTCTGA
- the LOC109003753 gene encoding 60S ribosomal protein L37a-1-like → MTKRTKKAGIVGKYGTRYGASLRKQIKKMEVSQHSKFFCEFCGKFAVKRKAVGIWGCKDCGKVKAGGAYTLNTASAVTVRSTIRRLREQTES, encoded by the exons ATg ACCAAGAGAACAAAGAAGGCGGGTATTGTTGGAAAGTATG GTACCCGTTATGGTGCTAGTCTGCGAAAGCAGATTAAGAAGATGGAAGTCAGTCAGCATAGCAAATTTTTCTGTGAATTTTGCGGGAAG TTTGCAGTGAAGAGGAAGGCTGTGGGTATTTGGGGCTGCAAAGACTGTGGAAAGGTCAAGGCAGGCGGTGCCTACACTTTGAA CACTGCTAGTGCTGTGACCGTAAGGAGCACCATCCGGAGGCTGAGGGAACAAACTGAGAGTTGA